The segment TTCGTTATCTGATAAACCGAATTTAACTTCATTCATATAAAAACCTTTACCTTTTTCTTCAAAATAATCTTGAAGTTCAAGCAAATCTTTATGAGAATTTTCTCTGTCAAAATAAAAAATTACACTACCGTTTT is part of the Sulfurimonas lithotrophica genome and harbors:
- a CDS encoding HP0268 family nuclease; translation: MDLKFARTELDAKPKKADIKKIEESVEKNGSVIFYFDRENSHKDLLELQDYFEEKGKGFYMNEVKFGLSDNEYMYQVHIID